The following proteins are encoded in a genomic region of Hymenobacter siberiensis:
- a CDS encoding DUF6268 family outer membrane beta-barrel protein, whose translation MIRPVDAVHWYLFRAKTELNGDYNSDELSVSDYLKVTSEFIYGWKRSSTFAWGIGVQLGYNLGRQSLYPVIVYNRTFNPRWGVEALFPARVLVRRNLSSNALLFAGYEVASNNYNIKLRNACAAPNNSKVTSLELRQIDLKFRLRYERELLFFLWTGIEAGYRYNYQLNAFDRTNNTRDRLIDSQLGGTPYASLDLFIVPPKKLLQKAARRRK comes from the coding sequence GTGATTCGGCCCGTGGACGCGGTGCACTGGTACCTGTTCCGCGCCAAAACCGAGCTCAACGGCGACTACAATTCCGACGAGCTTAGCGTGAGCGACTACCTAAAAGTCACTTCCGAATTCATCTACGGCTGGAAGCGCAGCTCCACGTTTGCCTGGGGCATCGGGGTGCAGCTGGGCTACAACCTGGGCCGCCAGAGCCTCTACCCAGTCATCGTGTACAACCGCACGTTTAATCCGCGCTGGGGCGTAGAGGCGCTGTTTCCGGCCCGGGTGCTGGTGCGGCGCAACCTGTCGTCCAACGCGCTGCTGTTTGCCGGCTACGAGGTGGCCAGCAATAACTACAATATCAAGCTGCGCAATGCCTGCGCCGCGCCCAACAACTCCAAAGTCACCTCGCTGGAGCTGCGCCAGATTGACCTGAAATTCCGCCTGCGCTACGAGCGTGAGCTCCTCTTCTTCCTCTGGACGGGCATTGAGGCCGGCTACCGCTATAACTACCAGCTCAACGCCTTCGACCGCACCAACAACACCCGCGACCGCCTCATCGACAGCCAGCTCGGCGGCACGCCCTACGCCAGCCTGGACCTGTTCATCGTGCCGCCCAAAAAGCTGCTGCAAAAGGCCGCGCGCCGCCGGAAGTAG
- a CDS encoding IS3 family transposase, with product MSTAQQRVLVQASDPAGSSVAARCQALGLARSSFYYQPCGESAYNLELMRLLDEEFTDHNFKGVLGLRDHLRLAGHAVNAKRVRRLVRLMGHEPIYSKPRLSIPGQGVTPYPYLLRDRPATAPNEVWSTDITYVPMAKGFLYLAAVLDWHSRYVLSWQLSNTLDVGFCLQALADALRHAPAPYIFNSDQGSRFTSLAYEQALLDAGCRISRDGRGRATDNAFIERLWRTVKWEHIYLIPADDGQHLHQQLTAYFAYYNHRRPHQSLGGQTPAHVYQTNTTFNHNNIT from the coding sequence ATGAGCACGGCCCAACAACGGGTCCTGGTTCAGGCCTCGGACCCGGCCGGTAGCTCGGTCGCCGCTCGCTGCCAAGCCCTGGGCCTGGCCCGCAGCAGCTTCTACTACCAGCCCTGCGGAGAAAGTGCTTACAACCTGGAGCTCATGCGCCTGCTCGATGAGGAGTTTACCGACCACAACTTCAAAGGAGTGCTCGGCCTGCGCGACCACCTGCGCCTGGCCGGCCACGCCGTCAATGCCAAGCGCGTGCGCCGCCTCGTGCGCCTGATGGGCCACGAGCCGATTTATTCCAAACCGCGCTTGTCCATTCCTGGTCAAGGCGTTACACCCTACCCGTACCTACTGCGGGACCGCCCGGCCACCGCCCCGAATGAGGTATGGAGTACCGACATCACGTACGTGCCCATGGCCAAGGGCTTTCTCTATCTGGCCGCCGTGCTCGACTGGCACTCGCGCTACGTGCTCAGCTGGCAGCTCTCCAACACGCTCGACGTGGGCTTTTGCCTGCAAGCCCTGGCCGATGCGTTGCGCCATGCTCCGGCTCCCTACATCTTCAACTCCGACCAGGGCAGCCGGTTCACCAGCCTCGCCTACGAACAAGCTTTGCTGGACGCCGGCTGCCGCATCAGCCGCGACGGCCGCGGCCGCGCCACCGACAATGCCTTCATCGAACGCCTCTGGCGCACGGTCAAATGGGAACATATCTATCTTATCCCGGCCGATGACGGCCAGCATCTGCACCAGCAATTAACCGCGTACTTTGCCTACTACAATCATCGCCGACCCCATCAAAGTCTCGGGGGCCAAACGCCCGCCCACGTCTACCAAACCAACACAACATTCAATCATAACAATATTACTTAA
- a CDS encoding transposase yields MTPKRTRRRYTAEFKAEVALAALTERQPLAELAAHYQLATAQITRWKLQLREQATQVFTEAPAAGTPLPDVEPLYAAIGRLQMENALLKKTLPR; encoded by the coding sequence ATGACCCCAAAACGCACCCGCCGTCGCTATACGGCCGAGTTCAAAGCGGAGGTGGCGCTAGCCGCCCTCACCGAGCGCCAGCCATTGGCCGAGCTGGCCGCTCACTACCAATTGGCTACCGCTCAAATCACCCGTTGGAAGCTGCAACTGCGTGAGCAGGCCACCCAGGTTTTCACCGAAGCGCCTGCGGCCGGCACGCCCTTACCCGACGTCGAGCCCCTCTACGCGGCCATCGGTCGGTTGCAAATGGAAAACGCGCTGCTAAAAAAAACGCTACCCCGATGA
- the hflX gene encoding GTPase HflX, whose protein sequence is MANTQSGGRKPGNSTRHVGAVDGVKGRAGRILLKATDNGTYETAKEHETAVLISVPPRRQSEAQTTEYLDELAFLIETAGATATKRFVQRLEKPDIRTYVGEGKLAEIKAYVQHEGTSMVVFDDDLSPSQLRNLEAELLVKIVDRSLLILDIFALRAKSATSRTQVELAQYQYLLPRLTGLWTHLDKQRGGVGMKGPGETEIETDRRIVRDRIAFLKEKLEDLDKQSHTQRKSRGGNIRVALVGYTNVGKSTLMNVLGKADVFAENKLFATVDATTRKVVLENTPFLLSDTVGFIRKLPTKLIESFKSTLDEIREADLLLHVVDISHPNFEEQIQVVNDTLVDIGAADKPTLLVFNKIDQYKHDDVEMDPFGEVLDAEDDGTAPRPPLEQLQATYMAKLHDPVVFISAQDRTNMEELRELLGKRVVALHQQRYPYQANTWASE, encoded by the coding sequence ATGGCAAATACCCAATCCGGCGGCCGCAAGCCCGGCAACAGCACCCGCCACGTCGGCGCCGTCGACGGCGTGAAAGGCCGGGCGGGCCGCATCCTCCTGAAAGCGACCGACAACGGCACCTACGAAACGGCTAAGGAGCACGAAACCGCTGTACTCATTTCCGTGCCCCCGCGCCGGCAGTCCGAAGCCCAGACCACCGAATACCTTGACGAGCTGGCATTTCTGATTGAAACCGCCGGTGCCACCGCCACCAAGCGCTTTGTGCAGCGCCTCGAAAAGCCCGACATCCGGACCTACGTGGGCGAGGGCAAGCTGGCCGAAATAAAAGCCTACGTGCAGCACGAAGGCACCAGCATGGTGGTGTTTGACGATGACCTGTCGCCGTCGCAGCTGCGCAACCTGGAGGCCGAGTTGCTGGTGAAAATTGTGGACCGATCGCTGCTTATTCTCGATATTTTCGCGCTGCGGGCCAAGTCGGCCACCTCGCGCACGCAGGTCGAGCTGGCGCAATATCAGTACTTATTGCCCCGCCTCACCGGCCTCTGGACTCACCTGGACAAGCAGCGCGGCGGCGTGGGCATGAAGGGCCCGGGCGAGACGGAAATTGAAACTGACCGCCGCATTGTGCGCGACCGGATTGCCTTCCTCAAAGAGAAGCTCGAAGACCTCGACAAGCAGAGCCATACCCAGCGCAAATCGCGCGGCGGCAACATTCGGGTGGCGCTGGTGGGCTACACCAACGTGGGCAAGAGCACGCTGATGAACGTGCTGGGCAAGGCCGATGTATTTGCCGAAAACAAGCTCTTCGCCACCGTGGACGCGACCACGCGCAAAGTGGTGCTCGAAAACACGCCGTTTTTGCTTTCGGACACGGTTGGGTTTATTCGCAAGCTGCCTACTAAGCTGATTGAAAGCTTCAAGAGCACGCTCGACGAGATTCGCGAAGCCGATTTGCTGCTGCACGTGGTGGATATCTCGCACCCCAATTTTGAGGAGCAGATTCAGGTGGTGAACGATACGCTGGTCGACATTGGTGCGGCCGACAAACCAACCCTGCTGGTATTCAACAAAATAGACCAGTACAAGCACGACGATGTAGAGATGGACCCCTTCGGCGAAGTGCTGGATGCCGAGGACGATGGCACTGCCCCGCGCCCGCCGCTTGAGCAGCTGCAGGCCACCTACATGGCCAAGCTACACGACCCGGTGGTATTTATTTCGGCCCAGGACCGCACCAATATGGAAGAGTTACGCGAGCTGCTGGGCAAGCGCGTAGTGGCCCTGCACCAGCAGCGCTACCCTTACCAGGCCAACACCTGGGCCAGCGAATAG
- a CDS encoding c-type cytochrome: MNLQLSAFLFLLALLPQVASATPPVLPGQLIFQKNCVRCHGANGKRGLNGAHDLTKSNLNAFGRTYLVTNGMGKMPAFGKSLMPEQVQQVVAYSLTLK; the protein is encoded by the coding sequence ATGAACCTTCAACTTTCAGCCTTTCTGTTTCTGCTGGCGCTGCTGCCGCAGGTGGCTTCGGCCACGCCGCCGGTGCTACCGGGCCAGCTTATCTTCCAGAAAAACTGCGTGCGCTGCCACGGAGCCAACGGCAAGCGCGGCCTCAATGGCGCGCATGACCTCACCAAGAGCAACCTCAACGCGTTCGGCCGCACCTACCTCGTTACCAATGGTATGGGCAAGATGCCGGCCTTCGGCAAATCCCTTATGCCCGAGCAGGTGCAGCAGGTTGTGGCCTATTCGCTTACTTTGAAGTAA
- a CDS encoding glycosyltransferase family 4 protein produces the protein MRVAIVINTSWNIWNFRASLVRALQAAGHEVLAIAPPDDYSARLETELGCRFVPILMENKGTNPVKDAALTRRFYQIYKREKPDVVLHYTIKPNIYGSIAARIAGIPSINNVSGLGTVFIIKNFVSKVALGLYRFAFRFPAKVFFQNGDDRQLFLDNDLIKSEITDLLPGSGVDTTKFRPAAGFVRQTPFVFLMVARVLYEKGVVEYFEAAKIIRQAVPSTRIQLLGSLDEAGGVGVPRATFEEWLLSGDIEYLGRSDDVAAHLHRADCVVLPSYREGTPKTLLEAAAVGKPIVTTDVPGCRETVVDGRNGYLCQVRDGEDLAAKMLQVLHLSDADLRGMGQNSRYLAETKFDERLVLDKYIAAVAAVQRK, from the coding sequence TTGCGCGTCGCCATCGTCATCAATACCAGCTGGAACATTTGGAATTTCCGCGCCAGCCTCGTGCGGGCCTTGCAGGCCGCTGGCCACGAAGTGCTGGCCATTGCCCCGCCCGATGACTATTCGGCGCGCCTCGAAACCGAGCTGGGCTGCCGCTTCGTGCCCATTCTGATGGAGAACAAGGGCACCAACCCCGTGAAGGATGCCGCCCTTACGCGCCGTTTCTACCAGATTTATAAGCGTGAAAAGCCCGATGTGGTGCTGCACTACACCATCAAGCCCAATATCTACGGCAGCATTGCGGCCCGCATCGCGGGCATCCCCAGCATCAACAACGTGAGTGGGCTGGGCACGGTGTTTATCATCAAAAACTTCGTGAGCAAGGTGGCCCTGGGGCTCTACCGCTTCGCATTCCGCTTCCCGGCCAAAGTGTTTTTCCAGAACGGCGACGACCGGCAGCTATTTCTGGACAATGACCTGATAAAAAGCGAAATAACCGACCTGCTGCCCGGCTCGGGCGTTGATACCACCAAGTTCCGGCCCGCCGCCGGGTTCGTGCGCCAAACCCCGTTCGTGTTTCTGATGGTGGCGCGGGTACTCTATGAAAAGGGCGTGGTTGAATACTTTGAGGCCGCCAAAATCATTCGGCAGGCCGTGCCCAGCACCCGCATTCAGCTGCTCGGTAGCCTCGATGAGGCCGGCGGCGTGGGCGTGCCCCGTGCCACGTTTGAGGAGTGGCTGCTGAGCGGCGATATCGAATACCTGGGCCGCTCCGACGATGTGGCCGCCCACCTGCACCGCGCCGATTGCGTGGTGCTGCCCAGCTACCGCGAAGGCACCCCCAAAACCCTGCTCGAAGCGGCCGCCGTGGGCAAGCCCATCGTAACCACCGACGTGCCCGGCTGCCGCGAAACCGTGGTGGACGGCCGCAACGGCTACCTCTGTCAGGTGCGCGACGGCGAGGACCTGGCCGCCAAAATGCTGCAAGTGCTGCACCTGAGCGATGCCGACCTGCGCGGCATGGGC